A DNA window from Rhizobium jaguaris contains the following coding sequences:
- the tatB gene encoding Sec-independent protein translocase protein TatB yields MFDIGWSELLIIAVVALVVIGPKELPATLRTIGKMTARARKVAGEFRAQFDEAMREAELDDVRQTISDAQKLNPVNSLREAMNPLREMGNEIKADLQRSTTVDKPATSTPADQVSEPSMGLPKTAPIVPAADATAPVVSPPPPMKPQPAVTAEETPAKPKAVRKPRAKAPAKTDEVVAAVVDTPVVAEKPKRAPRKAATTDAPAAAPRKRSTASKTTPKKKDEA; encoded by the coding sequence ATGTTCGACATAGGCTGGTCAGAGCTGCTGATTATTGCCGTCGTGGCGCTTGTGGTCATTGGCCCTAAGGAACTGCCGGCGACGTTGCGGACGATCGGCAAAATGACGGCGCGCGCCCGAAAAGTGGCGGGCGAGTTTCGCGCGCAATTTGACGAGGCCATGCGTGAGGCGGAGCTGGATGATGTGCGCCAGACGATCTCCGATGCGCAGAAGCTCAATCCGGTCAATTCATTGCGAGAGGCAATGAATCCGTTGCGGGAGATGGGCAACGAGATCAAAGCCGATCTGCAGCGTTCGACGACGGTGGATAAGCCTGCCACATCGACGCCCGCTGATCAGGTTTCCGAGCCGTCCATGGGGCTGCCGAAAACGGCTCCGATTGTTCCTGCGGCCGATGCGACGGCGCCGGTTGTTTCACCTCCGCCGCCGATGAAGCCGCAGCCGGCCGTCACTGCCGAAGAGACGCCAGCAAAGCCGAAAGCTGTGCGCAAGCCGCGGGCGAAAGCGCCGGCCAAGACGGATGAGGTTGTTGCTGCAGTGGTCGACACACCGGTTGTCGCGGAAAAGCCGAAGCGGGCGCCCCGTAAGGCTGCAACCACAGACGCTCCCGCCGCCGCGCCTAGAAAGCGCTCAACGGCCAGCAAAACCACGCCTAAGAAGAAGGACGAGGCATGA
- the tatC gene encoding twin-arginine translocase subunit TatC, whose amino-acid sequence MTGDIDDKPQPLIEHLMELRTRLIWSLVAFFVAFIACFAFAKHLFNYLVYPYKWAVEWAHLDLAKAELIYTAPQEFFFTQVKVAMFGALVISFPIIAAQIYKFVAPGLYKNERSAFLPFLIASPILFLMGAALVYFFFTPMVMWFFLKMQQTPAEGQVGIALLPKVSEYLSLIMTLVFSFGLVFQLPVITTLLARVGLLTSAWLAEKRKYAIVFAFIVAAVLTPPDPMSQIGLALPTILLYEVSIYAARLVERQRARQALEESDETSDVAKTDSV is encoded by the coding sequence ATGACGGGTGACATCGACGATAAGCCGCAGCCGCTTATCGAACACCTCATGGAATTGCGGACGCGGCTGATCTGGTCGCTGGTGGCCTTTTTCGTTGCCTTCATCGCCTGCTTTGCCTTCGCAAAGCATCTCTTCAACTATCTGGTCTACCCATATAAATGGGCCGTCGAATGGGCTCATCTCGATCTCGCCAAAGCCGAGCTGATCTATACGGCGCCGCAGGAGTTCTTTTTCACCCAGGTGAAGGTCGCGATGTTCGGCGCCCTCGTGATCTCCTTTCCGATCATCGCCGCGCAGATCTATAAATTCGTGGCGCCGGGCCTCTACAAGAATGAGCGCTCCGCTTTCCTGCCGTTCCTGATCGCGTCGCCGATCCTCTTTCTAATGGGCGCGGCGCTGGTCTACTTCTTCTTCACGCCCATGGTGATGTGGTTCTTCCTGAAGATGCAGCAGACGCCGGCCGAAGGACAGGTGGGCATCGCGCTGCTGCCGAAGGTCTCGGAATATCTGAGCCTCATTATGACGCTGGTGTTTTCCTTCGGCCTCGTCTTCCAGCTTCCGGTCATCACCACGCTGCTGGCGCGTGTCGGCTTGTTGACATCAGCCTGGCTTGCGGAGAAGCGCAAGTACGCAATCGTTTTTGCCTTCATCGTCGCCGCCGTGCTCACGCCGCCGGATCCGATGTCCCAGATCGGCCTTGCACTGCCGACGATCCTTCTCTACGAGGTTTCCATCTACGCGGCGCGACTCGTGGAACGCCAGCGTGCCCGGCAAGCGCTCGAGGAGAGTGACGAGACTTCGGATGTCGCCAAGACGGATAGCGTCTAG
- the serS gene encoding serine--tRNA ligase, with amino-acid sequence MLDIRWIRENAEALDAALAKRGAEPLSQSLIALDEKRRSVIQSVQDMQSRRNAASKEIGAAMAQKNTELAEKLKAEVAEFKTSLPAAEEEERVLTAELNDALSRIPNIPFDDVPVGRDEHDNIVKHAWGAKPTWNHKPKEHFEIGEALGYMDFERAAKLSGSRFTVLTSQLARLERALGQFMLDLHTGEHGYTEVSSPLMVRDEAMFGTGQLPKFAEDLFKTTDGRWLIPTAEVTLTNLVSGEILDQEKLPLRFTALTPSFRSEAGSAGRDTRGMLRQHQFWKCELVSITDAESSIAEHERMTACAEEVLKRLGLHYRVMTLSTGDMGFTARKTYDLEVWLPGQDTYREISSCSVCGDFQARRMNARYRGKDDKATKFVHTLNGSGTAVGRCLIAVVENYLNEDGSVTVPDVLLPYMGGLKRIERAA; translated from the coding sequence ATGCTTGATATCAGATGGATTCGTGAGAATGCCGAGGCTTTGGATGCAGCGCTTGCCAAGCGCGGTGCCGAGCCTTTGTCGCAAAGCCTCATTGCGCTCGACGAGAAGCGCCGCTCCGTCATCCAGTCCGTCCAGGACATGCAGTCTCGCCGCAATGCCGCCTCGAAGGAAATTGGTGCGGCCATGGCGCAGAAGAACACCGAGCTTGCCGAGAAGCTGAAGGCCGAAGTCGCCGAATTCAAAACCTCGCTGCCGGCAGCGGAAGAAGAAGAGCGCGTGCTGACGGCCGAGCTCAACGACGCCCTCTCGCGCATTCCGAACATTCCGTTTGACGACGTGCCGGTCGGTAGGGATGAGCACGACAATATCGTCAAGCATGCCTGGGGCGCCAAGCCGACCTGGAACCATAAGCCGAAGGAGCACTTCGAGATTGGCGAAGCGCTCGGCTACATGGATTTCGAGCGCGCCGCGAAGCTCTCAGGCTCCCGCTTTACCGTGCTGACCTCGCAACTTGCGCGCCTGGAACGGGCGCTTGGCCAGTTCATGCTGGACCTGCATACGGGTGAGCACGGCTATACCGAAGTCAGCTCTCCGCTGATGGTGCGTGACGAGGCCATGTTCGGCACCGGCCAATTGCCGAAATTCGCCGAGGACCTTTTCAAGACCACGGACGGCCGTTGGCTGATCCCGACCGCCGAAGTGACGCTGACCAATCTCGTCTCCGGCGAAATTCTCGATCAGGAAAAGCTGCCGCTGCGCTTCACGGCGCTGACGCCGTCGTTCCGATCGGAAGCGGGTTCGGCCGGTCGCGATACGCGCGGCATGCTGCGCCAGCACCAGTTCTGGAAATGCGAGCTTGTGTCCATCACCGACGCCGAAAGCTCGATTGCCGAACACGAGCGCATGACCGCCTGCGCCGAGGAAGTGCTGAAGCGACTTGGTTTGCATTACCGCGTCATGACGCTGTCCACCGGCGATATGGGCTTCACTGCCCGCAAGACATATGATCTCGAAGTCTGGCTGCCGGGGCAGGATACCTACCGTGAAATCTCTTCCTGCTCGGTCTGCGGCGATTTCCAGGCGCGACGGATGAATGCGCGCTACCGCGGCAAGGACGACAAGGCGACGAAATTCGTCCACACGCTGAACGGCTCTGGTACGGCGGTCGGCCGCTGCCTGATCGCCGTCGTCGAGAATTATCTCAACGAGGATGGCTCGGTTACTGTTCCGGACGTACTGCTGCCATATATGGGTGGTCTGAAAAGGATCGAGCGGGCAGCGTGA
- the surE gene encoding 5'/3'-nucleotidase SurE: MRILLTNDDGIHAEGLAVLERIARTMSDDVWIVAPETDQSGLAHSLSLSEPLRLRKVAEKHYALRGTPTDCVIMGIRQVMDIKPDLVLSGVNSGSNVADDVTYSGTIAGAIEGTLQGVRSFALSQAYLHENGTRVVPWEVVEAHAPALLGKLIDIDLPDGTFLNLNFPNCRPADVSGIEVTAQGNLAFNLQVEERADGRGFPYYWLRFGERTGIFRPGTDIHALKQNRISVTPLKLDLTDYSVQDRVARALGYGVAD; this comes from the coding sequence ATGCGGATACTTCTGACCAATGACGACGGCATTCATGCCGAAGGACTGGCTGTATTGGAGCGCATCGCCCGCACTATGTCTGATGATGTCTGGATCGTCGCTCCGGAGACGGACCAAAGCGGCCTTGCCCATTCGCTGAGCCTTTCCGAACCTTTGCGTCTGCGCAAGGTCGCGGAAAAACATTATGCCTTGCGCGGCACGCCGACGGATTGTGTCATCATGGGCATTCGCCAGGTCATGGATATTAAGCCAGACCTCGTGCTTTCGGGTGTCAATTCCGGCTCCAACGTTGCCGATGATGTGACGTATTCGGGCACGATTGCCGGCGCGATCGAGGGTACGCTGCAGGGCGTGCGCTCCTTTGCGCTGAGCCAAGCCTATCTGCATGAGAATGGGACGCGCGTCGTACCCTGGGAGGTGGTCGAGGCGCATGCACCCGCACTCCTTGGCAAGCTCATCGATATCGATCTGCCCGACGGCACCTTCCTCAACCTGAACTTTCCGAACTGCCGGCCGGCCGACGTTTCTGGGATCGAAGTCACGGCGCAGGGCAATCTGGCTTTCAATCTGCAGGTCGAGGAACGGGCCGACGGACGTGGTTTTCCCTATTATTGGCTGCGCTTCGGCGAACGCACCGGCATTTTTCGCCCGGGCACCGATATCCACGCCTTGAAACAAAATCGTATTTCGGTAACTCCTTTGAAACTCGATTTGACGGATTATTCAGTGCAAGACCGTGTGGCGCGGGCGCTCGGGTATGGAGTAGCGGATTGA
- a CDS encoding protein-L-isoaspartate(D-aspartate) O-methyltransferase yields the protein MTPRLVEKEGFAAVVLRLRAEGILDIDLMTAVEQTPRLPFVPLQFADDAYSSRTIPIECGAFMEGIDLVVRVLHSLKIKPGHRVLEVGTGSGFTAAVMGRIVERVLTVDRYKTLTTAAQQRMDALGLRSVIIRQADGSVGLPGEGTFDRILVTSAFTAMPRFYAEQLVSGGSMIAPLILSDTTCRMVRLTKTGSRFEREELFDVPYQPIVPMLASYL from the coding sequence TTGACACCTCGTTTGGTCGAGAAGGAAGGCTTTGCAGCCGTCGTGCTGCGGCTGCGGGCCGAAGGCATATTGGACATCGATCTGATGACGGCCGTCGAACAGACGCCGCGCCTTCCCTTTGTGCCGCTGCAATTTGCCGATGACGCTTATTCAAGCCGAACAATCCCGATCGAATGCGGTGCCTTTATGGAAGGCATCGACCTCGTTGTCCGCGTTCTTCACAGCCTGAAGATCAAGCCGGGTCACCGCGTTCTGGAAGTCGGAACCGGCAGCGGGTTCACCGCCGCCGTCATGGGCCGCATTGTCGAGCGGGTATTGACGGTCGATCGCTACAAGACCCTGACGACGGCAGCGCAGCAGCGCATGGACGCCTTGGGCCTGCGCAGTGTCATCATTCGCCAGGCTGATGGCAGCGTCGGTTTGCCGGGCGAGGGCACTTTCGATCGTATCCTGGTGACTTCGGCTTTCACGGCCATGCCGCGCTTCTATGCCGAGCAACTGGTTTCCGGCGGATCGATGATCGCGCCTCTGATACTTTCGGACACGACTTGCCGCATGGTGCGTCTCACCAAGACCGGCAGCCGCTTCGAGCGCGAGGAACTGTTCGACGTTCCCTATCAGCCGATCGTGCCGATGCTCGCCTCTTATCTTTGA
- a CDS encoding LysM peptidoglycan-binding domain-containing M23 family metallopeptidase, protein MGFSLSSNFGKSAGKVLVAILLASTATACSSDTTRFGGLFAGSPDQTTTGSINRRGLTGPDGDPVPRADVAQGGGYQQQDYSQQNAPVTRPYPNSPARYNPSYSSARVSTAPIAIQRSDLAAPTASAAPVRSPVASRAEKEALAQPFPASRGKAGASRTEPALAPDAMPTGTIKAPPTVATSSEWTAVNAPSVTLRPGESINLLSRRYGVPEKEILRVNGLKNSASAQPGQQIIIPTMNGVGAPSPAKMASEATDLSKGGKMPGPAKAPEQDAVVLPSNGQMRGKSQAGLADPGKLAAGNGKGPHPKGDGTYVVKPGDSLARIAKNTGVSVDALKQANHIQSGGGVRIGQTLKLPHGAVAEAESVRPDPVKTASIEPQKSAVKSVAVPAMEPKQAAAEPTAKPAAKTAAAAAKVAPTKTAAAEQATKATSKATAPDAAKPQAVAAAAPTQSVSDAAAKADVQADAPEETGIGKYRWPVRGAVIAGYGSNVNGSRNDGIDISVPEGTPIKAAENGVVIYAGNGLKELGNTVLVRHDDGTVTVYGHADALSVARGQKVQRGQTLATSGMSGDVKQPQLHFEVRKNSAPVNPMTFLE, encoded by the coding sequence ATGGGTTTCAGTCTTTCGTCAAACTTCGGTAAATCGGCAGGGAAAGTCCTGGTGGCCATTCTCCTGGCGAGCACCGCGACAGCTTGTAGTTCGGACACGACGCGCTTCGGCGGGCTCTTCGCAGGCTCTCCGGATCAGACGACGACGGGCTCGATCAATCGCCGCGGCCTGACCGGCCCCGACGGCGATCCAGTGCCGCGTGCCGATGTTGCTCAGGGCGGCGGCTATCAGCAGCAGGATTATTCGCAGCAGAACGCACCGGTTACGCGGCCATATCCGAATTCCCCGGCCCGCTACAATCCATCCTATTCGAGCGCCCGCGTATCGACCGCGCCCATTGCGATCCAGCGTTCCGATCTCGCGGCCCCGACGGCGTCCGCCGCACCGGTTCGTTCGCCTGTCGCGTCAAGGGCAGAAAAAGAAGCGCTCGCCCAGCCGTTCCCGGCATCGCGTGGCAAGGCTGGCGCCTCCCGAACGGAGCCGGCTCTGGCTCCGGATGCAATGCCGACCGGCACGATCAAGGCGCCGCCGACTGTAGCGACCTCTTCCGAGTGGACGGCGGTCAATGCGCCGAGCGTCACGTTGCGTCCCGGCGAAAGCATCAACCTGCTGTCGCGCCGCTACGGCGTTCCGGAAAAGGAAATTCTGCGTGTTAACGGCTTGAAGAACAGCGCCAGCGCTCAGCCCGGTCAGCAGATCATCATCCCGACCATGAACGGCGTTGGTGCCCCCAGCCCGGCTAAAATGGCCTCGGAAGCGACGGATCTGTCCAAGGGCGGCAAGATGCCGGGCCCGGCCAAAGCCCCGGAGCAGGATGCCGTTGTGCTGCCGTCTAACGGCCAGATGCGCGGCAAGTCGCAGGCCGGCCTCGCCGATCCCGGCAAGCTCGCTGCCGGCAACGGCAAAGGTCCGCATCCGAAAGGTGATGGTACCTATGTCGTCAAGCCTGGTGACTCGCTCGCAAGAATCGCGAAGAACACCGGCGTCAGCGTCGATGCGCTCAAACAAGCAAACCACATCCAATCGGGCGGTGGCGTCCGTATCGGTCAGACGCTGAAGCTGCCGCATGGTGCTGTCGCCGAGGCAGAGTCGGTCAGACCGGATCCGGTGAAGACCGCCTCGATCGAGCCGCAGAAGTCTGCCGTGAAGTCGGTCGCCGTGCCGGCTATGGAGCCGAAGCAGGCCGCCGCTGAGCCGACCGCAAAGCCTGCTGCAAAAACAGCCGCTGCTGCCGCAAAGGTTGCGCCGACGAAGACTGCCGCTGCCGAACAGGCAACGAAGGCAACGTCCAAGGCAACGGCACCCGACGCTGCCAAGCCGCAGGCGGTTGCCGCGGCAGCGCCGACCCAATCCGTCAGCGACGCAGCCGCCAAGGCCGACGTGCAGGCTGATGCACCAGAAGAGACCGGCATCGGCAAATATCGCTGGCCGGTTCGCGGCGCCGTCATTGCCGGCTATGGCTCCAACGTCAACGGCAGTCGCAACGACGGTATCGACATCTCGGTTCCGGAAGGCACGCCGATCAAGGCTGCCGAAAACGGTGTGGTCATCTATGCCGGCAACGGCCTGAAGGAACTCGGCAACACCGTCCTTGTCCGTCACGACGACGGCACCGTCACGGTCTACGGTCATGCGGACGCGCTCAGCGTCGCCCGCGGCCAGAAGGTCCAGCGTGGCCAGACGCTTGCCACCTCCGGCATGAGCGGTGACGTCAAGCAGCCGCAGCTTCACTTCGAAGTCCGCAAGAATTCGGCCCCGGTCAACCCAATGACGTTCCTTGAATAG
- a CDS encoding LacI family DNA-binding transcriptional regulator, whose translation MSTIAKVAKRAGVSPTTVSHVINHADRVSASLRAKVQAAIEELGYVPNPQAQSLRTGRTNIVAMLIPDISNPFYPELVKTAQSELERVGLDMLIFNTDVPGGHSQDHGRLYLRQISNRRIDGLIVGDFALHGKHDALIGLDIPTVFIGDLPNRAVDSVRIDDFGGGYQMGAYLASKGHRRVAHVTGPSFFAEAMARAAGFEKGLADHGAPPIAELRYEGTYLPPAGNEAVDWLLSKYGNDLPSAVFFGNYLMAAAALAEFYDRGIRIPEDIALAVFGDQPQLEYVRPRVTRVGNTPSELARRATEMLLERLSGRYAGEPRADVVPCILHPFDTA comes from the coding sequence ATGAGCACGATTGCAAAAGTTGCGAAGAGAGCAGGGGTGTCACCGACGACCGTGTCGCATGTCATCAATCATGCGGACCGCGTTTCGGCGTCTCTGCGCGCCAAGGTTCAGGCGGCGATCGAGGAACTGGGCTATGTTCCCAATCCGCAGGCGCAGAGCCTGAGGACCGGACGCACCAATATCGTGGCGATGCTGATCCCCGATATCAGCAACCCCTTCTATCCGGAGCTCGTCAAAACGGCCCAATCGGAGCTGGAACGTGTCGGTCTCGACATGCTGATTTTCAATACGGACGTGCCGGGAGGCCATTCGCAGGATCACGGGCGACTCTATCTTCGCCAGATCAGCAATCGACGCATCGACGGACTAATCGTCGGCGACTTTGCCTTGCATGGCAAGCACGATGCCCTGATCGGCCTCGATATCCCGACAGTCTTTATTGGTGATTTGCCTAACCGGGCCGTCGACAGCGTCAGGATCGACGATTTCGGCGGCGGCTATCAGATGGGTGCCTATCTCGCCTCCAAGGGCCATCGCCGCGTGGCGCATGTCACTGGTCCCTCCTTTTTTGCCGAGGCGATGGCGCGCGCGGCGGGCTTCGAAAAGGGCCTTGCGGATCATGGCGCTCCGCCGATTGCCGAGTTGCGTTATGAGGGCACCTATCTTCCGCCCGCCGGAAACGAGGCGGTCGACTGGCTGTTGTCGAAATATGGGAACGATCTGCCGTCTGCGGTCTTCTTCGGCAACTACCTGATGGCCGCAGCGGCACTGGCGGAGTTTTACGACCGCGGTATCCGCATTCCTGAGGACATCGCACTGGCGGTTTTCGGAGATCAGCCGCAGCTGGAATATGTGCGGCCGCGGGTAACGCGCGTCGGCAATACGCCTTCGGAACTTGCGCGTCGCGCGACGGAAATGCTGCTGGAAAGGTTAAGCGGCAGATATGCGGGTGAACCGCGGGCGGACGTCGTCCCCTGCATCCTGCATCCATTCGATACAGCATGA
- a CDS encoding ABC transporter substrate-binding protein gives MTDKSKKPGGLSRRILLQRGATFAAAGVAGGLTGFPFINKMAVRAQSAPLKFWQFYAPGGPVKTQIDWFDKTVSNWNDSHEQKIELEYIPTSEYVNGPKLATAFASGEGPDVFLISPGDFLRYYNGGVLQDLTPHIDDAAKADFPENVIANRMVDGKIYGLPMEVEPMAMYYSVKAFEEAGLNENDIPATWEQLLQLAKKLTTANRYGVLFETQPGYYQNFTWYPFLWQGGGEFQTEDGKSAFDSPATVQALKFWQDAVNSGVAPRQVMGTGANDTVANLAAGYVAMQNVGIWGISQLANNAKDFKYGVFKLPTPPNGKYVTVGGGWAFVANAKGKNPDAAAAFCAWALASADKGSVGRVVDWCTKGKSDMPPRKSALEAGKADFDQGMIGTFAKNIYPGIRAEPRLPPEVYKIISDAIQQTQLGGADPQATATAASQQLDAFLGSYSGAPIL, from the coding sequence ATGACTGATAAGAGCAAGAAGCCTGGCGGACTTTCCCGCCGCATCCTTTTGCAGCGAGGCGCGACCTTTGCCGCTGCAGGCGTAGCCGGTGGGCTGACCGGCTTTCCTTTCATCAATAAGATGGCGGTGCGGGCTCAGAGCGCGCCTTTGAAATTTTGGCAGTTCTACGCGCCGGGCGGCCCGGTGAAGACCCAGATCGACTGGTTCGACAAGACGGTGTCAAACTGGAACGACAGCCACGAGCAGAAGATCGAGCTCGAATATATCCCGACCTCCGAATACGTGAACGGCCCGAAGCTTGCGACCGCCTTTGCCTCAGGGGAGGGGCCGGATGTCTTCCTGATCTCGCCCGGCGATTTCCTGCGCTACTACAACGGCGGAGTGCTTCAGGATCTGACGCCGCATATCGATGATGCCGCCAAGGCAGATTTCCCTGAAAACGTCATTGCCAATCGCATGGTCGACGGCAAGATCTACGGCCTCCCGATGGAGGTCGAGCCGATGGCCATGTACTATTCGGTCAAAGCCTTCGAGGAGGCTGGCCTCAACGAGAACGATATTCCGGCGACATGGGAGCAACTGCTGCAGCTGGCGAAAAAGCTGACGACCGCCAACCGTTATGGCGTTCTTTTCGAGACTCAGCCTGGCTACTACCAGAATTTCACCTGGTACCCTTTCCTGTGGCAGGGCGGCGGCGAATTCCAAACCGAGGACGGCAAGAGCGCCTTCGATTCGCCGGCGACCGTCCAAGCATTGAAATTCTGGCAGGATGCCGTCAACTCCGGCGTAGCGCCGCGGCAGGTTATGGGCACGGGTGCCAATGACACCGTCGCCAATCTCGCCGCCGGTTATGTCGCCATGCAGAATGTTGGCATCTGGGGCATTTCGCAGCTCGCCAACAATGCCAAGGATTTCAAATATGGGGTCTTCAAGCTGCCGACGCCGCCCAATGGCAAATATGTGACGGTCGGCGGCGGCTGGGCTTTCGTCGCCAATGCAAAGGGTAAGAATCCCGATGCCGCCGCCGCCTTCTGCGCCTGGGCCCTGGCCTCAGCGGACAAGGGCTCGGTCGGTCGTGTCGTCGACTGGTGCACCAAGGGCAAATCCGACATGCCGCCGCGCAAGAGCGCGCTCGAGGCCGGCAAGGCCGACTTCGACCAAGGCATGATCGGCACCTTCGCCAAGAACATCTATCCGGGCATCCGCGCCGAGCCGCGTCTGCCGCCGGAGGTCTACAAGATCATCTCGGACGCAATCCAGCAGACGCAGCTCGGCGGTGCAGACCCGCAGGCGACCGCTACGGCTGCATCCCAGCAGTTGGATGCATTTCTGGGGTCTTACAGCGGCGCCCCCATCCTGTGA
- a CDS encoding carbohydrate ABC transporter permease, protein MADMIVHSKPVARRGLSAKHQEWLAGYIFILPDALGLLVFLGMPMVLSLVLGFFEVNGFGAYRFVGFGNYVRMYRDPLFWTALRATLLYAVVLVPSLYVCGLGLALLVQTTNRFNSVMRAMFFAPQMVSLVVVAVVWQFMVIDKIGLISRLMSMLGAGAVSFLGDPHFALLTIAFVSLWFLMGFYMLIFLGGLQDIPAEYYEAAKIDGAGPVARFWFITMPLLKPTSFFVIMVSMVAAVAGAQAFDIIYIMTKGGPANSTAVLIVYIYQQAFAFGAFGYAAAMASVLMLVTGLLFLFTRGGRFNYD, encoded by the coding sequence ATGGCCGATATGATTGTACATTCGAAGCCCGTTGCACGACGAGGCCTTTCCGCAAAGCATCAGGAGTGGCTGGCAGGTTATATCTTCATCCTGCCGGACGCCCTCGGGCTTCTCGTCTTCCTCGGTATGCCGATGGTCCTGTCCCTGGTTCTCGGCTTCTTCGAGGTCAACGGCTTCGGCGCCTATCGCTTCGTGGGCTTCGGAAACTATGTGCGGATGTATCGTGATCCGCTGTTCTGGACGGCACTGCGTGCGACCCTGCTCTATGCGGTCGTGCTGGTGCCGTCACTCTACGTCTGCGGACTGGGGCTGGCTCTCCTGGTGCAGACGACCAACCGCTTCAACAGCGTCATGCGCGCCATGTTTTTCGCGCCGCAGATGGTGAGTCTCGTCGTCGTCGCGGTCGTCTGGCAGTTCATGGTGATCGACAAGATCGGCCTCATCAGCCGTCTGATGTCGATGCTGGGGGCTGGTGCTGTCTCTTTTCTCGGCGATCCCCATTTTGCGTTGCTGACCATCGCCTTCGTCAGCCTGTGGTTCCTTATGGGCTTCTATATGCTGATCTTCCTCGGCGGCTTGCAGGATATCCCGGCCGAATATTACGAAGCGGCGAAAATTGATGGGGCAGGGCCGGTCGCACGCTTCTGGTTCATCACCATGCCCCTGCTCAAGCCCACCAGTTTCTTTGTGATCATGGTCTCCATGGTCGCTGCAGTCGCCGGCGCCCAGGCCTTCGACATCATCTACATCATGACCAAGGGCGGCCCTGCCAATTCGACTGCCGTGCTCATCGTCTACATCTATCAGCAAGCCTTTGCTTTCGGTGCCTTCGGCTATGCCGCCGCCATGGCCTCCGTGCTGATGCTGGTCACCGGGCTTCTCTTCCTGTTCACGCGAGGGGGGCGCTTCAACTATGACTGA
- a CDS encoding carbohydrate ABC transporter permease: MTEHRQSAYFSRSQVTVVRVVWMVVTTILALMTLFPLFWMVSMAFKPAPEAFSSNLIPQAPTFDNFIYVLTGVPFIRYMLNSFFVSATVTVVALFFHTMAGYALARLRFPGRELIFLAIFSTFLISLPVIIVPLFIIVRAMGMLNSYAGLIVPAIFNAFGIFLLRQYYLSLPREIEEAARIDGAGYWRIYWSIILPLSRPIMSALAILFFLANWNAFLWPLTIASDQKLWVVQVGIANFKSQYSASWNYMMAASTIIAIPTLVLFVIFQRQIMDSLKTSGLK, encoded by the coding sequence ATGACTGAGCATCGGCAGAGCGCCTATTTCTCCCGTTCACAGGTGACCGTCGTGCGTGTCGTCTGGATGGTAGTGACGACCATATTGGCATTGATGACGCTGTTTCCGCTGTTCTGGATGGTGTCGATGGCCTTCAAGCCCGCCCCCGAAGCCTTCTCATCGAACCTGATCCCGCAAGCGCCTACGTTCGACAACTTCATCTACGTGCTGACCGGTGTTCCCTTCATCCGCTATATGCTAAACAGCTTCTTCGTGTCGGCAACCGTGACCGTCGTGGCGCTGTTCTTTCACACGATGGCAGGTTATGCGCTCGCCCGGCTGCGCTTTCCGGGCCGAGAGCTCATCTTCCTCGCGATATTCTCCACTTTTCTGATATCGCTTCCCGTCATCATCGTGCCGCTGTTCATCATCGTCAGGGCGATGGGCATGCTCAACAGCTATGCGGGGCTGATCGTCCCCGCGATTTTCAATGCCTTCGGTATCTTCCTGCTGCGGCAATATTACCTGTCGCTGCCGCGGGAGATCGAAGAGGCAGCCCGCATCGATGGCGCCGGATATTGGCGCATCTACTGGAGCATCATTCTGCCGCTCAGCAGGCCGATCATGTCGGCCTTGGCGATCCTCTTCTTCCTTGCCAATTGGAACGCCTTCCTCTGGCCGCTGACCATCGCGTCTGATCAGAAGCTGTGGGTCGTGCAGGTCGGTATCGCCAATTTCAAGAGCCAATATTCCGCATCCTGGAACTACATGATGGCGGCCTCGACCATCATTGCCATTCCAACCCTCGTTCTTTTCGTGATTTTCCAGCGGCAAATCATGGATTCCCTCAAGACCAGCGGCCTCAAATAG